A single Micromonospora luteifusca DNA region contains:
- a CDS encoding GNAT family N-acetyltransferase → MSVVFTHADGRLGEFALRTLDPVTDAALLHTWVTHPKAAFWLMQDADEAQVTEEYQRIAEHPHHDAYLGLWRGRPAFLAERYDPAHVELVGRYDHQPGDVGMHFLCAPVGTPVHGFTRAVLGTVMTWLFADPTTRRVVVEPDVRNTAVHALNAVVGFEVVGPIAKPEKDALLNVCTRAQFQAATDRAATDRAATRIEGVPA, encoded by the coding sequence GTGAGCGTCGTCTTCACCCACGCCGACGGTCGGCTCGGCGAGTTCGCGCTGCGCACGCTCGACCCGGTCACCGATGCCGCACTGCTGCACACCTGGGTGACCCACCCGAAGGCGGCGTTCTGGCTGATGCAGGACGCCGACGAGGCCCAGGTGACCGAGGAGTACCAGCGCATCGCCGAGCACCCGCACCACGACGCGTACCTCGGGCTGTGGCGGGGGAGGCCCGCGTTCCTCGCCGAACGCTACGACCCGGCCCACGTCGAGCTGGTCGGTCGCTACGACCACCAGCCCGGTGACGTGGGCATGCACTTCCTCTGTGCGCCCGTCGGCACTCCGGTGCACGGCTTCACCCGGGCGGTGCTCGGCACGGTCATGACCTGGCTCTTCGCCGATCCGACGACCAGGCGGGTGGTGGTCGAGCCGGACGTGCGCAACACCGCCGTGCACGCGTTGAACGCGGTTGTCGGCTTCGAGGTCGTCGGCCCGATCGCCAAGCCCGAGAAGGACGCGCTGCTCAACGTCTGTACCCGCGCACAGTTCCAGGCCGCCACCGATCGCGCCGCCACCGACCGCGCCGCCACCCGAATCGAAGGAGTCCCGGCGTGA
- a CDS encoding lysine N(6)-hydroxylase/L-ornithine N(5)-oxygenase family protein, translating into MSTHNFIAIGLGPYNLGLACLTAPIGELDGVFLEARPSLAWHPGMLLESARLQTPFIADLVSLADPTSPYSFLNYLKEIGRLYPFYIRESFYPLRSEYDAYCRWAAAKLPNLRFGQSVTTVEYDPADERYVVRASTGTGETVEYRARHLVLGTGTPPHLPDAVADLPGDAVHNFRYLEHRTALRTKRSITVVGSGQSAAEIYHDLLGDLGRYGYQLNWVTRSPRFFPLEYTKLTLEMTSPDYVDYFHALPEATRYRLESEQKGLFKGINADLINDIFDLLYAQSVDGPVNTRLLTNTELVGAGYQDGAYTLRLRQVEQERDYTLRTEGLVFATGYRYQVPTFLAPVHERIRWDAHGRFDVARNYSIDHSGRGIFLQNAGTHTHSITSPDLGMGAYRNSWIIRELLGREYYPIEKSITFQEFGVTS; encoded by the coding sequence ATGTCCACCCACAACTTCATCGCCATTGGGTTGGGCCCGTACAACCTGGGACTGGCCTGCCTCACCGCGCCGATCGGCGAACTGGACGGGGTGTTCCTGGAGGCCCGGCCGAGCCTCGCCTGGCACCCCGGCATGCTGCTGGAATCGGCCCGGTTGCAGACCCCGTTCATCGCCGACCTGGTCAGCCTCGCCGACCCGACGTCGCCGTACTCCTTCCTCAACTACCTCAAGGAGATCGGCCGGCTCTACCCGTTCTACATCCGGGAAAGCTTCTACCCGCTGCGCAGCGAGTACGACGCGTACTGCCGGTGGGCGGCGGCGAAGCTGCCGAACCTGCGCTTCGGTCAGAGCGTGACCACCGTGGAGTACGACCCCGCCGACGAGCGGTACGTGGTGCGGGCCAGCACCGGCACGGGGGAGACCGTCGAGTATCGGGCCCGGCACCTGGTGCTCGGCACCGGTACCCCGCCGCACCTGCCCGACGCTGTCGCCGACCTGCCGGGCGACGCCGTGCACAACTTCCGCTATCTGGAGCATCGCACCGCGCTGCGCACCAAGCGCAGCATCACCGTGGTGGGCAGCGGGCAGAGCGCCGCCGAGATCTACCACGACCTGCTCGGCGACCTCGGCCGGTACGGCTACCAGCTCAACTGGGTGACGCGTTCGCCGCGGTTCTTCCCGCTCGAATACACCAAGCTGACGCTGGAGATGACCTCACCGGACTACGTGGACTACTTCCACGCGCTGCCCGAGGCGACCCGCTACCGGCTGGAGTCCGAGCAGAAGGGCCTGTTCAAGGGGATCAACGCCGACCTGATCAACGACATCTTCGACCTGCTGTACGCGCAGAGCGTCGACGGGCCGGTGAACACCCGGCTGCTCACCAACACCGAGCTGGTCGGCGCCGGCTACCAGGACGGGGCGTACACCCTCAGGTTGCGTCAGGTCGAGCAGGAGCGGGACTACACCCTGCGTACCGAGGGCCTCGTCTTCGCCACCGGCTACCGCTACCAGGTGCCGACGTTCCTCGCGCCGGTGCACGAGCGGATCCGCTGGGACGCGCACGGGCGCTTCGACGTGGCCCGCAACTACAGCATCGACCACAGCGGGCGGGGCATCTTCCTGCAGAACGCGGGCACCCACACGCACAGCATCACCTCACCGGACCTGGGCATGGGTGCCTACCGCAACTCCTGGATCATTCGCGAGTTGCTCGGCCGGGAGTACTACCCGATCGAGAAGAGCATCACCTTCCAAGAGTTCGGGGTGACGTCGTGA
- a CDS encoding pyridoxal phosphate-dependent decarboxylase family protein, with protein MTVPTYPVEMTAPPLVPTAARAHLLHDGSVERYRQTIADGVDRVARRVATVDRPGTGITPAELAPLVDRVDLDRPLGDARAALDELEDVYLRDAVWFHHPRYLAHLNCPVAIPALLGEAVLTAVNSSLDTWDQSAGATLIERRLIDWTAERIGLGPGADGVFTSGGSQSNLQALLLAREEACAEAIGPAARAELLPRLRVLTSAAGHFSVQKSAKLLGLAPDAVIAVPTDARRRIRPAAVREEIARCRQAGLVVMAVVGTAGTTDFGSIDPLTDLAGICAAADVWLHVDAAYGCGLLVSPTRRHLLDGIERADSVTVDFHKSFFQPVSSSALLVRDRQALRHATYHADYLNPARMVEQRIPNQVDKSLQTTRRFDALKLWLTLRVMGPDALGALFDEVVERAADAWQLVSEDPRFEVVTRSELSTVVFRYLPTGPGRELADAANLHAREALAASGLAVVAGTRVDGRHFLKFTLLNPATTIDDVGHVLDLIASHAGRYVHDHVAADLTCPVG; from the coding sequence ATGACTGTGCCGACGTACCCCGTCGAGATGACCGCGCCGCCCCTGGTGCCAACCGCCGCGCGGGCCCACCTGCTGCACGACGGCTCGGTTGAGCGATACCGGCAGACGATCGCCGACGGCGTCGACCGGGTTGCCCGCCGGGTGGCCACCGTCGATCGCCCCGGCACCGGGATCACCCCCGCCGAGCTGGCCCCGCTGGTCGACCGGGTGGACCTGGACCGGCCGTTGGGCGACGCCCGCGCGGCACTGGACGAGCTGGAGGACGTCTACCTGCGCGACGCCGTCTGGTTCCACCACCCCCGCTACCTCGCCCACCTCAACTGCCCGGTGGCGATCCCGGCGCTGCTCGGCGAGGCGGTGCTCACCGCCGTGAACTCGTCACTGGACACCTGGGACCAGAGCGCCGGGGCCACCCTCATCGAACGACGGCTGATCGACTGGACCGCCGAGCGGATCGGTCTCGGCCCCGGCGCGGACGGCGTCTTCACCAGCGGCGGCAGTCAGTCCAATCTGCAGGCGCTCCTGCTGGCCCGCGAGGAGGCGTGCGCCGAGGCGATCGGCCCGGCGGCGCGCGCCGAGCTGCTGCCCAGGCTGCGCGTCCTCACCTCGGCGGCTGGTCACTTCAGCGTGCAGAAGTCGGCCAAGCTGCTCGGCCTCGCCCCGGACGCGGTGATCGCGGTGCCCACCGACGCCCGGCGCCGGATCCGGCCGGCCGCCGTCCGCGAGGAGATCGCACGGTGCCGGCAGGCCGGGCTGGTGGTGATGGCTGTCGTCGGCACCGCCGGCACCACCGACTTCGGCTCCATCGACCCGCTCACCGACCTGGCCGGGATCTGCGCGGCAGCCGACGTCTGGCTGCACGTCGATGCCGCGTACGGCTGCGGTCTGCTCGTCTCGCCGACGCGGCGGCACCTGCTCGACGGCATCGAGCGGGCCGACTCGGTGACCGTCGACTTCCACAAGTCGTTCTTCCAGCCGGTCAGCTCCAGCGCGCTGCTGGTCCGCGACCGGCAAGCGCTGCGCCACGCCACCTACCACGCCGACTACCTCAACCCGGCACGGATGGTGGAGCAGCGCATCCCCAACCAGGTCGACAAGAGCCTGCAGACCACCCGCCGCTTCGACGCGCTGAAACTCTGGCTGACCCTGCGGGTGATGGGCCCGGACGCGCTCGGTGCGCTCTTCGACGAGGTGGTCGAACGGGCCGCCGATGCCTGGCAGTTGGTCAGCGAGGATCCTCGCTTCGAGGTGGTGACCCGCTCCGAGTTGAGCACTGTGGTCTTCCGCTACCTGCCCACCGGCCCGGGCCGGGAGTTGGCCGACGCCGCCAACCTGCACGCCCGGGAGGCCCTCGCGGCGTCCGGCCTCGCCGTGGTCGCCGGGACCCGGGTCGACGGCCGGCACTTCCTCAAGTTCACCCTGCTCAACCCGGCCACCACCATCGACGACGTCGGCCACGTGCTCGACCTGATCGCCAGCCACGCCGGCCGGTACGTGCACGACCACGTCGCCGCCGACCTGACCTGCCCCGTCGGCTGA
- a CDS encoding ABC transporter substrate-binding protein: protein MPDALSARRLSRCGLLAAGGVATLAALLAGCGKDDTAKPSAGNGSGPWSFTDDRAKKVEAATRPARVVAFTGVAAALIDFGLDAQLVGVFGETKRADGTADPQAGDLNMEAVEILGNVWGEFSLEKYAALRPELLVTHMYDPDALWYVPDESKDKILPLAPSVAITTARVPMTKPIERYAALAESLGADLSAKKVTDAKARFDAASDAVRQAVRTNPGIKVLACSGSPDLFYVSNPKVSTDLMYFAELGVDIVVPTKLEAGDYFEALSWESTGKFPADVILLDNRSTALQPKDLTAKPTWLQLPAVKANQVTPWDAVPRFSYAGAAPLLENLATAIRAAKKVS, encoded by the coding sequence ATGCCCGATGCCCTGTCCGCCCGCCGCCTCTCCCGCTGTGGCCTCCTGGCCGCCGGTGGCGTCGCCACGCTGGCTGCCCTGCTCGCTGGCTGCGGCAAGGACGACACCGCGAAGCCCTCTGCCGGCAACGGAAGTGGCCCCTGGTCGTTCACTGACGACCGCGCCAAGAAGGTCGAGGCGGCGACCCGTCCGGCCCGCGTGGTGGCCTTCACCGGAGTGGCGGCAGCTCTGATCGATTTCGGTCTGGACGCGCAACTCGTCGGCGTTTTCGGGGAAACCAAGCGTGCCGACGGCACGGCCGACCCGCAGGCCGGCGACCTGAACATGGAAGCCGTCGAGATCCTCGGCAACGTGTGGGGCGAGTTCAGCCTGGAGAAGTACGCGGCGCTGCGCCCCGAACTGCTGGTCACCCACATGTACGACCCGGACGCGCTCTGGTACGTGCCGGACGAGAGCAAGGACAAGATCCTCCCGCTCGCGCCCAGCGTGGCGATCACCACCGCCCGCGTACCGATGACCAAGCCCATCGAGCGGTACGCGGCGCTGGCCGAGTCGCTCGGCGCGGACCTGTCCGCGAAGAAGGTCACCGACGCGAAGGCGCGCTTCGACGCCGCCAGTGACGCCGTCCGGCAGGCGGTCAGGACCAACCCCGGGATCAAGGTGCTGGCCTGCTCCGGCAGCCCCGACCTCTTCTACGTCTCCAACCCGAAGGTCAGCACCGACCTGATGTACTTCGCGGAGCTGGGCGTCGACATCGTGGTCCCCACCAAGCTCGAAGCCGGCGACTACTTCGAGGCGCTGAGCTGGGAGAGCACCGGCAAGTTCCCGGCCGACGTGATCCTGCTGGACAACCGCAGCACCGCGCTGCAGCCCAAGGACCTCACCGCCAAGCCGACCTGGCTGCAACTGCCGGCGGTCAAGGCCAACCAGGTGACCCCGTGGGACGCGGTGCCCCGCTTCTCATACGCCGGCGCCGCGCCGCTGCTGGAGAACCTCGCCACCGCCATCCGCGCCGCGAAGAAGGTCAGCTGA
- a CDS encoding penicillin acylase family protein codes for MKSRRFRDPWGVPHLRADDPLALAAAQGRVTAYDRAWQIEVERHRAQGTSAAFLGVDALGWDRFARQVRLDDTARRCHAALDEATAEWVDAYVDGVNAGLAAGAARAPEFAATGLSPGRWEPWTPLAVWLGHHILFAGFPGKLWREHVAQRLGPDAVEAFATDGPAVAGSNGWLLAAERTGTGAALLAGDPHRFIEDPGVYQQIRLACPEYDVVGLAVPGVPGIAHFGHTGQVAWAITNAMADYQDLYAERLRRQGHRVQAFGPDGWRTVHSHVETIEVAGADPVDVEVVETDRGPVIVGGPDDETAISLRYPPRVRAELGFATLPELLRARTVTEVDHALRHWVEPVNVVQAADTAGGLLHRVAGAVPLRHPDNGRRVVPAWEAAYAWQGWYAPLPRVEVVGRAVMANERGLAAPLGVEFAPPHRAHRIAELLDAGAAWTADEMAAVHTDTYLGSAGPLLAVLAEATGLNPAAAALRERLLRWDRRMAADSTDAADFATLRAAVVRRIAAHPALAALAEPPAYPEVFAPWLALTPRVGHALEHLLGATSLPGVDVAVLVRAAADEVADASGQVRWGDLHRLVPWRALPDPDGGPGPRLDGDHDCVLATSSVPGVTHWSFRGPAARFVWDLARRADSRWVVPLGACGVPGDPHHGDQSAAWLAGELLPVSTDWDQLTEEQA; via the coding sequence ATGAAGTCCCGGCGTTTCCGCGACCCGTGGGGCGTGCCGCACCTGCGTGCCGACGACCCGCTCGCACTGGCGGCGGCACAGGGTCGGGTGACCGCGTACGACCGGGCCTGGCAGATCGAGGTCGAACGGCACCGCGCCCAGGGCACCAGCGCCGCGTTCCTCGGCGTCGACGCACTGGGCTGGGACCGGTTCGCCCGGCAGGTCCGGCTCGACGACACCGCACGCCGCTGCCACGCGGCGCTCGATGAGGCGACCGCCGAGTGGGTGGACGCGTACGTGGACGGGGTCAACGCGGGTCTCGCCGCCGGGGCGGCCCGGGCGCCGGAGTTCGCCGCCACCGGGCTGTCCCCCGGCCGGTGGGAGCCGTGGACACCGTTGGCGGTCTGGCTGGGCCACCACATCCTGTTCGCGGGGTTTCCCGGCAAGCTCTGGCGCGAGCACGTGGCGCAGCGGCTCGGTCCCGACGCGGTCGAGGCCTTCGCCACCGACGGGCCGGCCGTCGCCGGCAGCAACGGGTGGTTGCTCGCCGCCGAGCGCACCGGCACCGGAGCCGCGCTGCTCGCCGGCGACCCGCACCGGTTCATCGAGGATCCCGGCGTCTACCAGCAGATCCGACTGGCCTGCCCGGAGTACGACGTGGTCGGGCTGGCGGTGCCGGGTGTGCCGGGCATCGCGCACTTCGGGCACACCGGCCAGGTGGCCTGGGCCATCACCAACGCGATGGCCGACTACCAGGACCTGTACGCCGAGCGGCTGCGTCGCCAGGGGCACCGCGTGCAGGCTTTCGGCCCGGACGGTTGGCGGACCGTGCACTCCCACGTCGAGACGATCGAGGTGGCCGGGGCCGACCCGGTCGACGTCGAGGTGGTGGAGACCGACCGGGGTCCGGTGATCGTCGGTGGGCCGGACGACGAGACGGCGATCAGCCTGCGTTATCCACCCCGGGTCCGCGCCGAGCTCGGCTTCGCGACGCTGCCGGAGCTGCTGCGCGCCCGCACGGTGACCGAGGTGGACCACGCGCTGCGGCATTGGGTGGAGCCGGTCAACGTGGTCCAGGCCGCGGACACCGCCGGTGGGCTGCTGCACCGGGTCGCCGGGGCGGTGCCGTTGCGGCATCCGGACAACGGCCGGCGGGTGGTTCCCGCCTGGGAGGCCGCGTACGCCTGGCAGGGCTGGTACGCGCCGCTGCCGCGGGTCGAGGTGGTCGGCCGGGCGGTGATGGCCAACGAGCGAGGGCTGGCGGCGCCGCTCGGGGTCGAGTTCGCCCCGCCGCACCGGGCGCACCGCATCGCCGAACTGCTCGACGCCGGTGCGGCCTGGACGGCCGACGAGATGGCCGCGGTGCACACCGACACCTACCTGGGCTCGGCCGGCCCACTGTTGGCGGTGCTGGCCGAGGCGACCGGGCTCAACCCGGCGGCCGCCGCGCTGCGCGAACGGCTGCTGCGCTGGGACCGGCGGATGGCCGCCGACAGCACCGACGCCGCGGACTTCGCCACCCTGCGGGCCGCTGTCGTACGCCGGATCGCCGCCCACCCGGCGTTGGCCGCGCTGGCCGAGCCGCCCGCGTACCCGGAGGTGTTCGCGCCCTGGCTGGCGCTGACGCCGCGCGTCGGTCACGCACTGGAGCACCTGCTCGGCGCGACCTCGCTGCCCGGCGTGGACGTGGCCGTGCTGGTCCGCGCGGCGGCCGACGAGGTCGCCGACGCATCTGGGCAGGTGCGCTGGGGTGACCTGCACCGGCTGGTGCCGTGGCGGGCGCTGCCCGACCCGGACGGTGGGCCCGGGCCCCGACTCGACGGTGACCACGACTGCGTGTTGGCGACCTCCAGCGTGCCCGGGGTCACCCATTGGTCCTTCCGGGGGCCGGCGGCGCGTTTCGTCTGGGACCTGGCCCGGCGCGCGGACAGCCGTTGGGTGGTGCCGCTGGGCGCCTGTGGGGTGCCCGGCGACCCACACCACGGCGACCAGAGCGCCGCGTGGTTGGCCGGTGAGCTGCTTCCGGTGAGCACCGACTGGGACCAGCTCACCGAGGAGCAGGCCTGA
- a CDS encoding S8 family serine peptidase — protein MALSHRRRRSGLIALGTALTLAAGFTPPAAGASAAPPNTPDRPVGLPPAAAGRASTVTLITGDTVTVTTAADGSTVSTVRRPDGSTPTFHRTVLHGDTYVYPDAALPYVTSGVLDRQLFNVTELIADGYDDAHTDKLPLIVTMTDAAARNRTRPTVDGAELVRPLDSVQGAALTRQRATAGRFWTALTAGSAARRSGDAPTLANGIAKIWLDGRVHADLSESTAQIGAPKLWAEGNTAAGVDVAVLDSGADAEHPDLAGQIAESNSFVPEEPDILDYKGHGTHVASTIAGTGAASGGVERGVAPGARLHIGKVLNSEGSGQDSWIIAGMEWATREQKARVVSMSLGGEATDGSDPMSQAVDRLSAETGALFVIAAGNSGPATIGSPGAANSALTVGAVDSTDHLADFSSQGPRAGDGGLKPEITAPGVDILAARSHLVRGGSGDYTLMSGTSMATPHVAGTAALVAAAHPDWTGQRIKEALVSTVKATPDYTPYQAGAGRVDAVAAVHATVFATPSAYSGFQAWPQQPGMTVDRTVTYTNGGSTPVTLRLALDAATAPAGLFALSADTVTVAAGGTATVTLTAKYDKLPVEKQVSGMIVATDDAGTVRGRTLIGAGKEGQRQNLTLIAKDRDGKPLVGKVILTTDGLFTAVDLPESGTATLRLPVASWTGWISADVRGVNGPRSKGMAMLSFTDVNLDRDRTVTLDARAARQVQAEVPQESTATALRMDIHRSTANGLTESQVLPNDSYDSMWALPTSTEVTDGEFEFGARWRLEQPALTVSVGGRSYDDLLVKRATPALPAGRRQLDAVYVADASAAGLAKRPVRDRAVVVRRSDTVDIATQAQAAAAAGAKLLLVVNDGVGRLDPWDEAPWSPESPAPVTVATLTADEGDQLVAAVERGTVRLTVESHPETSYLYDVAHHWTGTVPADPTYRPSARQLARVDVEFRNYRPGKALEFRTDIWRGMASSNQEPAPAQGRRTDWVSADQRWLDDAFIAGETGQHMMDVVRYPAGKRSTVEWFGPIQRPRMGALGYQPIRYLDTVYLPAPGWGDGGGHIGEAGANYDMVNRTTLYQGDKELNWGNAEYLQVSGLAEQRLPYRLVVENDRAAWTNPYSRQTRTEWGFSSAATGEESSEPLPMIQLDYQVAIDSDGKASRRAPLTVVASHLPGISGTVGPVTVEVSYDDGATWQKQRLTRHGDGWRTSLSAPAKAGFVSLRTTARDSAGNTVSQDITRAFGLR, from the coding sequence TTGGCTCTGTCCCACCGGCGTCGTCGATCCGGGCTGATCGCCCTCGGCACCGCCCTCACCCTGGCGGCCGGGTTCACCCCACCCGCCGCGGGGGCGTCCGCCGCCCCGCCGAACACCCCCGACCGTCCGGTGGGCCTTCCGCCGGCCGCCGCCGGACGTGCGTCCACTGTCACTCTGATCACCGGTGACACGGTCACGGTCACCACCGCGGCGGACGGCAGCACCGTGTCGACCGTGCGTCGACCGGACGGCAGCACGCCGACCTTCCACCGCACCGTGCTGCATGGCGACACGTACGTGTACCCGGACGCCGCGTTGCCGTACGTCACCAGCGGCGTGCTGGATCGGCAGCTCTTCAACGTCACCGAGCTGATCGCCGACGGCTACGACGACGCCCACACCGACAAGCTGCCGCTGATCGTCACCATGACCGACGCGGCGGCCCGCAACCGGACCCGCCCCACGGTGGACGGCGCCGAGCTGGTCCGGCCGTTGGACAGCGTGCAGGGCGCGGCGCTGACCCGTCAGCGTGCCACCGCCGGCCGGTTCTGGACCGCGCTCACCGCCGGCTCGGCGGCGCGCCGTAGCGGTGACGCCCCGACCCTGGCCAATGGCATCGCCAAGATCTGGTTGGACGGCCGGGTGCACGCCGACCTGTCCGAGTCCACCGCGCAGATCGGTGCGCCAAAGCTGTGGGCCGAGGGCAACACCGCCGCCGGTGTCGACGTCGCGGTGCTCGACTCCGGTGCGGACGCCGAGCACCCGGACCTGGCCGGCCAGATCGCCGAGTCCAACAGCTTCGTGCCGGAAGAGCCGGACATCCTCGACTACAAGGGACACGGTACGCACGTCGCCTCGACGATCGCCGGGACCGGCGCCGCGTCCGGCGGTGTCGAGCGGGGCGTCGCCCCCGGTGCCCGGCTGCACATCGGCAAGGTCCTCAACAGTGAGGGCAGCGGGCAGGACTCGTGGATCATCGCCGGCATGGAGTGGGCGACCCGGGAGCAGAAGGCCCGCGTCGTCAGCATGAGCCTGGGCGGTGAGGCCACCGACGGCAGTGACCCGATGAGCCAGGCGGTCGACCGGCTCAGCGCCGAGACCGGCGCGCTCTTCGTGATCGCCGCCGGTAACAGCGGCCCGGCCACCATCGGCAGCCCGGGAGCCGCCAACTCCGCCCTCACCGTGGGCGCGGTCGACTCCACCGACCATCTCGCCGACTTCTCCAGCCAGGGCCCGCGTGCCGGAGACGGCGGGCTCAAGCCCGAGATCACCGCCCCCGGCGTGGACATCCTGGCCGCCCGTTCCCACCTCGTACGGGGTGGCTCCGGGGACTACACGCTGATGAGCGGCACGTCGATGGCCACCCCGCACGTGGCCGGCACGGCCGCGCTGGTCGCCGCCGCACACCCGGACTGGACCGGTCAGCGGATCAAGGAGGCGCTGGTCAGCACGGTCAAGGCCACCCCCGACTACACCCCGTACCAGGCGGGTGCCGGTCGGGTGGACGCGGTCGCCGCCGTGCACGCCACCGTCTTCGCCACCCCGAGCGCCTACTCCGGCTTCCAGGCCTGGCCGCAGCAGCCGGGGATGACCGTCGACCGCACGGTCACCTACACCAACGGCGGCAGCACCCCGGTCACGCTGCGGCTGGCCCTCGACGCGGCCACCGCGCCGGCCGGTCTGTTCGCTCTCTCCGCTGACACGGTCACCGTGGCCGCCGGCGGGACCGCCACGGTGACGCTGACCGCGAAGTACGACAAGCTGCCGGTGGAGAAGCAGGTCAGCGGCATGATCGTCGCCACTGACGACGCCGGTACGGTCCGTGGTCGCACCCTGATCGGTGCTGGCAAGGAGGGCCAGCGGCAGAACCTGACGCTGATCGCCAAGGACCGGGACGGCAAGCCGCTCGTCGGCAAGGTCATCCTCACCACCGACGGGCTGTTCACCGCTGTGGACCTGCCCGAGAGTGGCACCGCCACGCTGCGGCTGCCGGTGGCGAGCTGGACCGGTTGGATCTCCGCCGACGTGCGGGGTGTGAACGGGCCGCGCTCCAAGGGGATGGCGATGCTCAGCTTCACCGACGTCAACCTGGACCGGGACCGCACCGTCACGCTGGACGCGCGGGCCGCTCGGCAGGTGCAGGCGGAGGTGCCGCAGGAGTCCACCGCCACCGCGCTGCGGATGGACATCCACCGGTCCACCGCGAACGGCCTCACCGAGAGTCAGGTGCTGCCCAACGACTCGTACGACAGCATGTGGGCGTTGCCGACGAGCACTGAGGTCACCGACGGCGAGTTCGAGTTCGGTGCCCGGTGGCGGCTTGAGCAGCCAGCGTTGACGGTCTCGGTCGGCGGCCGTTCGTACGACGATCTGTTGGTGAAGCGGGCGACCCCCGCGCTGCCGGCCGGTCGTCGCCAGTTGGACGCGGTCTACGTCGCCGACGCGTCGGCGGCGGGTCTGGCCAAGCGTCCGGTCCGGGACCGGGCGGTGGTGGTCCGGCGCAGCGACACGGTGGACATCGCCACCCAGGCGCAGGCCGCCGCGGCGGCCGGGGCGAAGCTGCTGCTGGTGGTCAACGATGGCGTGGGCCGGCTTGACCCCTGGGACGAGGCGCCGTGGAGCCCGGAGAGCCCGGCCCCGGTGACCGTGGCGACGCTCACCGCCGACGAGGGCGACCAGCTCGTCGCGGCGGTGGAGCGCGGCACGGTGCGGCTGACCGTCGAGTCGCATCCGGAAACCAGCTACCTGTACGACGTCGCGCACCACTGGACCGGCACCGTGCCGGCCGACCCCACCTACCGGCCCTCCGCGCGGCAGTTGGCCCGGGTCGACGTCGAGTTCCGCAACTACCGGCCGGGCAAGGCGTTGGAGTTCCGCACCGACATCTGGCGGGGCATGGCGTCGAGCAACCAGGAGCCCGCCCCGGCGCAGGGGCGGCGCACCGACTGGGTGAGCGCCGACCAGCGGTGGCTCGACGACGCGTTCATCGCCGGTGAGACCGGCCAGCACATGATGGACGTGGTCCGGTACCCGGCCGGCAAGCGGAGCACCGTCGAGTGGTTCGGCCCGATCCAGCGACCCCGGATGGGTGCGCTGGGCTACCAGCCGATCCGCTACCTGGACACGGTCTACCTGCCCGCGCCCGGCTGGGGCGACGGGGGTGGCCACATCGGTGAGGCGGGCGCCAACTACGACATGGTCAACCGGACCACCCTCTACCAGGGCGACAAGGAGCTGAACTGGGGCAACGCCGAATACCTCCAGGTCTCCGGCCTGGCCGAGCAGCGGCTGCCGTACCGGTTGGTGGTGGAGAACGACCGGGCCGCCTGGACCAACCCGTACTCCCGGCAGACCCGCACCGAGTGGGGCTTCAGCTCGGCGGCCACCGGCGAGGAGTCGTCGGAGCCGCTGCCGATGATCCAGCTGGACTACCAGGTGGCCATCGACTCCGACGGTAAGGCGTCGCGGCGGGCGCCGCTGACCGTGGTCGCCTCCCACCTGCCCGGCATCTCGGGCACGGTCGGTCCGGTGACCGTCGAGGTGTCCTACGACGACGGCGCCACCTGGCAGAAGCAGCGCCTGACCCGGCACGGCGACGGCTGGCGTACCTCGCTGTCGGCACCGGCGAAGGCCGGCTTCGTGAGCCTGCGCACCACCGCGCGGGACTCGGCTGGCAACACCGTGAGCCAGGACATCACCCGGGCGTTCGGCCTGCGCTGA
- a CDS encoding bifunctional 4-hydroxy-2-oxoglutarate aldolase/2-dehydro-3-deoxy-phosphogluconate aldolase translates to MTTADFDHIFGGARVMAILRGLPVAETVRLAERAWDLGIDVVEVPVATPDAVPSLRAAVEAGTERGRIVGAGTVLDVAQVDAAADAGAAFTVAPGLDLAVADAAAARGLPHLPGVATPTEAQQALRHGLTWLKAFPAISLGPAWFKAVAGPLPQLRFVATGGLDASNAAAFLQAGVRVVAVGSALSDPDQLDQLAELTKPAT, encoded by the coding sequence ATGACCACAGCGGACTTCGACCACATCTTCGGCGGCGCCCGGGTGATGGCGATCCTGCGCGGCCTGCCGGTCGCCGAGACCGTCCGGCTCGCCGAGCGTGCCTGGGACCTCGGCATCGACGTGGTGGAGGTCCCGGTGGCCACCCCCGATGCCGTGCCGTCGCTGCGCGCCGCCGTCGAGGCGGGCACCGAGCGCGGCCGGATCGTCGGCGCGGGCACCGTGCTCGACGTCGCACAGGTCGATGCGGCCGCCGACGCGGGTGCCGCGTTCACCGTCGCGCCCGGCCTGGACCTCGCGGTCGCCGACGCGGCCGCCGCGCGTGGCCTGCCGCACCTGCCCGGTGTGGCCACCCCGACCGAGGCCCAGCAGGCGCTGCGGCACGGCCTCACCTGGCTCAAGGCGTTCCCCGCGATCTCCCTCGGGCCGGCCTGGTTCAAGGCCGTCGCCGGCCCGCTGCCGCAGCTGCGCTTCGTCGCGACCGGCGGCCTGGACGCGAGCAACGCCGCCGCGTTCCTGCAAGCCGGCGTACGGGTGGTGGCGGTCGGCTCAGCGCTGTCCGACCCAGACCAGCTGGACCAACTAGCCGAGCTGACCAAGCCCGCGACCTGA